The segment CAAGTCTAAATTAGCAACTTCGTTGATGGTATGGAGCGGAATTTCAAGTCAAGGTTTCAAGCTtcccttattttttcttcaaaatggtgTTCGGATGAATCAAGAACGCTACATATCCGAAATATTGTCCTTTCTTCCTTCCTTCCCTGCACATTCCAGAAGACGAGCACAAGAGTGGCTATAGTCTAATATGGAATTTTGGTCTCATTCGTACCCATATATTAATACCACTGATTATTTCGTTTAAGGTTATCTAGAGTCGAAGGTAGGAACAATACgacatcaaaatattgaatacctGAACCCTTAGTGTGTAAATCCTGTCAATCATTTCCATAAAGACTTCAAGCAGTTATCGACAAGGGAGGtggttttattgaatatttttttaatatatttttgtatcttttcaagaatataaaaataaatattaacatattaatttttccgcctaaaatgtcttatttttgaattattaggtaatatattttgtcaacaCGCCTCTGAACAACCCTGTATAGTGTAtatgtcgtgtacaagttgcaatcccTGTAcgaattgtaacttgtataagcaaattgtacaagttgtcaTTTCTTAGTctttaaatgcattatttaattacaaaattccTCATTCtgattaccaactattaatggatattatcattttattttgatctacgTAAATTACATGGttagtatgtatttatgactaatatacagtgggcatttgaacttccAAGTGtgcacagaatacttatattttagtcatttctaTTCAAATAGTCAAAGATGACAGCATTAATACAACGATGGAATTTTGAGTTATCGCATGATCCTCATTCCAAATActctaaattctttatttaaaactattcatattatttttaattgcaacgTGTACAAGTTActcatacaagttacaatttgtacaaaatcgtaacttgtacacaaaataatagagttgggaaaaaagtaatttcgatTTTTCCGCTTTAATTCAATACTTTATaggaagtgttacaatcatccgatttaagcaaAGTATGATCCGTTTTGTTCGATAATTTGTTGTCAGTTagatccaacttcataatgcctttTTCGTTGAAACCCTTGTCCCTAATGacaaaaaaactcggacaaccaattttcagaGGCCTCTACTAAGTCCATATTTGTAACCCCAAGCGGGTAGGCCATTGGCAGGAACatgtggtagtcacttggtgccaggtccggaCTGTGGAGTGGATGCATAAGAATTTCCCATCCGAATGCACGGAGCTTCTGGACCGACCCTGACGCCcacttcacttcttgtaagtgaccatggttctcttccttcctccacgaggcccaaactgaggcacaCCCGTAGACGAATGAGCGTTCTCCCTGTCGACGAAATCCAACTCCAGCAGGGCcagcttcgccgacgatcccacagcagggacgtaacgtgatcctgatcccatcctcgtcgccaatgttgcgtcttgaggAAGATGAGGagaaataaactatttaaaccaaggaatcctggatgaccgagagaaatgaggagaggaaagacgtggaggaataatacaatGGTTGTctaataggaacaattatattcttataaatacaaaaacctactctcatacatacataaaatacatgactatttatacttaaaacgatgtaaaagactgtactttacacatatatatacatacaagaaaataagagaagagaacaagggggaaaGAAACACAAATACATTACAATTCACAAATGATGGCTGCTTCTGTTTGatcagtagagggcagaattaaGCGGGAGGGGGCCACCCTTTAACCAATGTTGTGCAAAACGAGCCTAAAGAGTATCATTCCCGTATTCTTCACAAATTTTCTTGATcgctttcgacgcgtttttcccATTCAgaaagtagtaaaaatataaagtatgacgaatttcttcctttaaaatCTTCACACTCGACGCGCACGATCATTCACAGCTGATACAGCCAAGCACGATACTGttcaaaaagcgtttgtagtatacactcacaaaTTTACCGtgctttatcgtatgatccaatctgatcaataatgaacaagatatacatagttaaaaaaggggcaggaaattgaaaaaaacgacagctttattatgtatatctcccaacctttcctccaaaaatagtcagaaaaaatatctcaaaatccGTTCGTAGTTTAATATCAAACaactttattactatttttaatttatttgtaggaaattgtttaaaataaccATTCGAgctcaaccaatcaatgttcagaacacagCTAAAAGGCATTAGCAGTAGAAAATCCAGGGCCagcaataaataatgaatttttatgtttaatcccgttaaattaattcaaaattcgTAAGAATACACATTCATTCTTAAATGAACTTTACATAAACCTACAAATAGTATCACTCTATATATCGGCCTAGGGGTGTAACTTCAATTTTGCCCGAAAATTAACAACTAATCCGCAAGTAGGAAACACGAAATCAGGACTAGGATTTTTATTTGGGATGTTGGGAGGCACtacttcaaatttttgaattacttttttgttgtaaatttaacaatttttagtataatttctttttaataacttttcttttttgcttgCCTGTCATTAcgttttcatttaattatctgCAATCAGTCGTACACAAATCCCAATCAGTATATAGTATGGACATACAGAAGTGAATTACttcaatcctcaattccactccgagtccaacaaggaactACTCATATAATTAGTGTCAAAAATCATGTGTATATGACTTAGCTAAGTCCTCCGATGTGGACTTGTCAatttaagaaagaaagagagatagGCTCTAGAATGGAACTCCGTTCTTTGTCTAATCAATGCCTTATTCAAACGCATACTTAATCCTCCTCCTATTCCTTAGCAAACACCCACGTGTTGCTCCtcaaaaaaaacctaaaaatgcATATAAGTAGATACAATACCATTCATCATCAAATGCAGATGGTTATACAAATCTTCTGTTAAGAGATCCTATGCAGCAAAGAATTGGCGTGCTGAAATACATTTAAGGGATCACCATAATTTGCTCCATTATTGTTGAAAACGCTATGAAAGAACTCACGTGACAAAACAAATCATTTTCCCAccttaatatttgtattacaatttCTTGTACTGAATACAACTGTATTCATTTCATTTAGCAACTCATCGCAAATTTGGGTATATTGTatgtaattcatatatattttttaaataatgaatgaacatatatcaaataaaatattcttgaacCCCCCTCCCTCGGCCCTCTTCTTCAAAtagcaataacaataaatataatatcaaaatcacGACATTAAAGAAATGTTTAtctctaaatacatattttatacaaagatattttaaaacgataattttttttacaatacacaaacatattatatatatatatatttcataagaaTCAAAAACTAAGATATGCATACTTTGATTTTCTTTCAGAATGTATTAGAATATAACATCCTTCAACATGAACTCCTCCTGGAAAAAGAGCCCTTATCCTCCATTAATCTCAGCATCCTCCAATCCATTTTCCTCTTCTTCCTCATCACCGATCATGAGTCTTTTAGACAGTCAAATTGAACAGCTGTAAGTTACATGTTACCTATCCAAAACCAGTACATTTACAGACTTGGGACCCTACACTAATTATGATGTGTTCAGTGGCAGAGGGGGACACAACTTTCACAATGTAGGTCATGTGTAAATTTTAGACAGAAGTCGGTTCgaactcattaaaaaaaggagtaaaattcatgtttgttatttttattttcaaattgaattaaatggaATCATTTTACgctaatgaatgcaaaaatgcatcaCAAATGACTGCAAATGAGGTGAGACTCATTTTAAGCcttaaatccaaatttttttgtcCCGATCCTGCGTGGAAGAACGTCATAAATACTTGTAGATTAATAAGTCATAATAGtgttatcttattattttctcatGTAGTGTTATAGAATTTAAATGTTTGAGAACAACTGCCCTAATCAATTAAACAAAGTCTTCATAGTTAGTTGTatagtaatactttttttctaaaataggaTCGATACAACTTTAAGTAGATATATTCTTGATTAGAAAATGCTCAATATTTAAGAATTACTTAATCAATAGATattttagatacatatataccgagtagtccattaaaatctaaagatttagaattttaaacttcagacatagtttattaattaacaatagaaattcaacaaaattaatacgatAAATAGATGGGTGCCTGAGCTCACGTAATCATCaatatagccgcccttagcgacaTATATGGCTTCCAGTCACTGCCGGCAGAAGACCTaagcacccgctgcagatgtagccATCTGTCATAGCGTACCAGTGCTGGTCaacagtggttttgagggccccggtgtttggatgacgacCACTGCAGGTCTTTCTCTCGACATCCACTCAAGAAGTTGTAGCCAAGGAGGTTACCATCAGGACTGTAggtaaaaaagtgtaaaaaaagagttcaaaaaaacttataagaCTCATTCAAGAGAGTCTTGTAACgaaagagatgggtttctttcatttctggtgtcaaaagtggcctcacCAACCTcccaaggctctttccacccactttttttcttgcatgggccctcatggattAGAGAGGATTGGCTtgtgctgttttctttaacttctccggccccagtttggcctttttgacagagctcttcttccttTGCAACGCTTTGGAATTGCTTATACTCCCATCCAGATCCCTAATTTCACTCTAAGTCtatcaaggacttacaattaaaacacggcgacaaatcctcagggctacgcttcgttttttatgagcacacacgaatgtttagtcaggttttgaatataattgaatctatacataaaaggatgttcactactcaagaattaaataataatgagaattgCTACggagaagaaaattcattcgtcggattaccaattctaaaaaaccggccagttaaaaaaaatcacaggatTATGCAGAATTATATTTAGGGGGGGGGAGGCTTTTGAATTTACTCCACTGGataaatgactttttcttttagaaaagaaatcctttcaaaaaaaaaaaaattacccctgtttttaatttttacatccaGGGCGATAATTTTTCTTAGTACAAGACAAACATTCCTCCATTGGAGAGAGGACCTACATTCCACCCCctttggacgcccctgatttatttattatgtttagatagtaaatgtgtatttaatgaaaaactttttatttatgattttgtaaatgaaaaatcaaacactcaatttaatgatttatcataatataGAATTACCCTAATGCATAATTATTCCTACGTAGTCATAATTACTACTAATAAGAATGATGatataagataattattagTGACTACAACAACTTGTGCTCTCCGTGAATAGTAATAGTTAATTATTGTTCAAAGCACtcgtatattatgtataatactaCAGTGTGATTAAATACGAACTTTAAAATCCACTCACTTTATTATGCAATATATGGAATGGAAGAGTCAGGACTTGTATGTTCTTTGTATATATAGAGAGCCACAacaatttacaaacaaaaaagaatgcAGAATGATTATTACACCTCACATAATAATCAGCAAGTCAACGTACCAGAGTTCCGGCCTTcatgtatttaaatactaatGTTCAGTATACACATGTTGTGCGATTTGAAATggctttgtaaataaaattaaatatttgacatttcagcgtccgcagggggtgggaaGAAGGGCtgtaccccccccccaaatatctaaaaaatttaattattcaatttaatttttcgcaaaaattaaatatttgaaatttcatttttaaaatattttcccaaaacgGAAAGGTTGgagatttttgactttttgttccgaatgatttaattttttgtgaatggctatgtatttttgaaaaaccaagccccttcaAAATGTAATCCTGCTGAACGCCCCTGTGGTTGTGTTCAGGATTGAGTTTTTCTCCATCCTGCAGAGTTCTTGCAATAGAATTGCCACCATGAATGaattccttttaatataattgaggaATAATTGCATACTTATatgtaacaaattataataatatctttgcACAAGTCATAAACTATTATGACTATGCTCGTAGTGTTAGTTATCAATGTTGTAATTACATCAAATTAGACGtgaaaaaacaaagtattttcatttgcatattatgtaattattaaaaaaatgacaactccgttaatatttgtaatttttttcggaaagaaataattttaagtgaatgcctatgtatttttgaaaaaattcctgaatagctgtcgatttttttgaattttttcccaaaaaatttaattcattattaaggatcattattaattatatttgatatattaaaatgaatggaTCTTAAAAAGCATTTAAGGGACAACACAGAATTAACGTGCTTGGCGTAGTAATCAATCGTTTTAATTCACCAGAATTaaggaacaatatttttacttcagaGATAAGAATGTTTTCAAAGTAATTAGAACAAAAcgttgctattctgttcagTCCATGAGAACTGACAAAGTCTCTCAAATGTAGGGCAGGATTATAATCCGTTTGAGAGTCTTTCAGTTCtaaacatttgataaaaatgtttaagaagCCTTACGAATGGattcatatatgtaattattaaagaatcagTTTGTACTATGTATTACTAATAAGTGAGGGGGTGGAATCCTCGCTATAATTTATGGAGCCTTTTTGGGTTGgttttttcaatatgtttattattaaattaaaaataaacctttttttttttaaataaagagtgTATGTGTAAAAGGCACTCATAGTACAACCATCACCAACATGGTTGTACTATGAGTGCCTTTTacacagacacacacacaaaataaaaatgttgtacatatttttaaataaaattaaactgaTGATGAGAATTATTATTTCCGCATTCTATTCAGGGCCGATGAGTTGAATCGTCGAAGAACGTTCGCCCAAAAGCCTGCACTTAGAGAATGGGCGCCCAAAAATAACAGAGCAGAGACAGTGTCAAAATCAACTAGGACCGGAGAGGAAGGTAACAACGAACATGTGAATATGACTTCAAATAATAGTAGTACACCTGATGATGATGATCCGGGTCGACTTCTAAATGTCTGGTTGGGTGAACTAGACTCTATTCAAAAGGTGAGATGATACTGTTGTAGttttattattccatattttcttttcatggTGTGGGGGGATTTGTTAGTTAGTGACTAGGATAATTAAAGCAAAGTAAagcttttaataaatgattaaaaaaatgagcgtGTTGAGTtttatcctatatatatatataagtataactaaatatataactgCTTACTTACTCAAGAACCCAAAGGAAAGAAAACATAAAGCCATCATCCTTGAAAAATGCTCTCCTTTTGAGTGTGTACGCACTCTTGAGATGATAAAGAATGGGAGGGGGGAGAGAAGGAGCTATAGGGGACTGCGGGTGTGAGTAGAACCAGAAATCAAAGGTATTGCCTGTATCTTTTGAATGCCCGCACATCATTTTCATAATGACCTTAGAATTTTGATATGATTGTACAATAATTCAGCTTTTTAAGCTGTTTAGGCACCTCATCTCCCATAAAAAGTTAAACCCCCGGCCTTATCTATTTGAAAATGAGGATTTGGTTGGGATTTATTCCCCCAAAGTCGCTGGATTACCAGATTTTTTACGTAAATTTTCAccatatggtttttttttacttctttttcttctgATATGATGAAGACACAATCTCTACATATAAGAAAGAATTTTGTAGATAGGTACTTGTGCGTGCACTCTTCCTACAGATGTAGAACTCCTCACCCACCACAGTCCCTAAGAATGTAggtttaatgaagaaaaaaaaaaaacacctatgTATTTGTAGAATATTCTAATGATGCATGATACTTATTATTTTGCAGGGACTGGATTTATCCATGTCGTGCTCACCACACACTCCTATTCGATCTTCGCCTCATGTGCAAATGAGGCGTATGTCTACTCCTCGCATTGAATCTCCACGACTTGATACCGACCGATATTCATTAGTTAATTTAGAAGAAAGCCTTGATCAGGACTTGGACAATATTTTAGGTGAACTCTGTGCTCTTGAAAGTGACTTGACTAAACACAACGGCAATAACAGCAACAATTCCAACTCCTCTAACAACAGTCATCATCATAATCGTCGGAGTGAGTTGCTAAGTGAGCCTGCCTATATCACTGCAGAGTCAGTTAGACTCAATAAACTCAAAGCAAAGGGAACTCCTCCACAAGACGACGACTCTGCCTTTGGAGACAACGCCTCCTCCAGCTCAGGAAATACCTCCTCCTCCGCTACTTTGGGCGGCATTGCAAGTATTTCTTCTTCATCTTCCATCATGCCTAAAAGACAATTAAGTGTGGCGGAGAGCCCTGTGCCTCCTACCAAGGGAGCACAACTCGACCCCAAAGAGGAAAAAGCAGAAAAAATCCGATTAGccattgaaaaaatgaaagaagctgccataaaaaaaatatttatcaaagtatTCAGTGAGGACGGCTCTACTAAAAGTCTTCTTGTGGATGAACGTATGACGGTGGCTCAAGTCTGTGCTATGCTAGCAGAAAAAAATAACGTTAAAAGAGATCCGAGTTGGGGGCTCGTGGAGTTACTTCCAGATCTTCATATGGAAAGAGCATATGAGGATTCTGAGTATCTTGTTGAAAATTTGCTTCTTTGGAAAGCAGACTCCAAAAATACTCTTTGGTTTATCAAGAGACCTGAAGTCTACGATTTGTTTATGAGGTTTGCTTATTTTTTACCTTATTAAGATTCTTATCTgcttatcaattaatatatatatatatttattttttcaggccGGAAACTTATTTGTTGGGTACGTCTAGCTCTCAGTGTGGAGCAGAGATGGAGGACCACTCTAGAATAGAGTTACTTGAGGAGTACTTTTGTAGTACTGGAGTGGGAGCTCCTGACGTTGAAggctttttatttcttaaagctGAAGGGAAAAAGACTTGGAAGAAATTCTACTTTGTATTGAGAACTTCTGGTCTATACTATGCCCCGAAGGGTAAAAAAACATCCAAAGATCTCATTTGTCTCGCTACTTTTGATGTAAATCAAGTTTACTTCGGGGTAAAATGGCAGCCCAAATTTAAAGCTCCTACTCCTCACTGTTTCTCTATCAAACATCCCCAAATTCAAGCAAAGAGTCCGAAGTACATTCGATATCTTTGTGCTGAAACTGAATTTGAACTGAATCGATGGGTTACAGGAATACGTTTGGCAAAGTATGGTAAAATACTTAATCAAAATTATCGAGCCATTATTGAAGACCTTGCACATCAAGACTTGGACAAGTTAGCTAGATATTCTTCATCTAACGCTACAGCCGAAAAGTCCCCTCAATCCGAAAACAGAAGCTTTGACTCTGCACTATGTCCATCACCTCCACCTCCACCATTAATCATCCCAGAGTCACATAATCATTCCTCCAGTAGTGAAAAATCATCCGTTGAACTAGGCTTTAGTTGTGATTCTCCAGAGGGAGGTACGATTAAGAAGAAGCcaaattttagtaatttcaaaaatggagaaattcCTAAACCTAAAAATGTCAGATTTAAAGACACATTTTCAGTAAAATCTGACGACGAAGAGGATGAGTCCTATCCTATCCGACTTGATAAATCCCTGTATGCCAACATCGAGGAAATCCTAAATCAAACTAATATTACTCACGACAAGTTCactaaaaacaatcttgtaaCCACAGCTTTGAATCGACTATCTTCCTCAGATAACATTTCTTCAAACCCAATGCTTCACACGGGATCTATTCTCAGTAACAGTAGTTCGGCTTCAAAGCAGAGTACAAATAACATTAGTCATCAGCCAAAGAGACCTGCGCCTGTTCTGAGTAGTCAAACACCTTCACTTGTTCGAAAACCGAGTCTGGACAGATTCTACCTTCAAAAACGTGATGGTCCTACTTACGAAGACACGTTAAAGAAATGTCAGTCTCTTACTAGGCAGCACTCGGCCCCTCCTCCACTTAACCGCCGAGACTCGCCTgaacaaaggaaaaaagtaattacgcATTTACCACCTTCAGGACTACAAATAAGGACTCTCGGGCGTAGTCCCAAGGCTTCATCACCATACATTCAGGATAGACATCACCATTTCAATAATACCTCCTCCTGCAACGGAGCTAATTTTTCTCCTAATAGATTTAGTAGTGGAGAATATGACAATGTTTCTACAACGTCTTCCTCCCGTTCCTCCTCTGAATTAAAAGACAGATTGTCCACACCACCCCTTTCTAAAAGGAATGGAGATACTTGGAAAAGAACTTGAATAGATACTATATCAATGACATATTGTGAACCGCACTGGactatatttttctacattggAGATACTTTCAT is part of the Lepeophtheirus salmonis chromosome 14, UVic_Lsal_1.4, whole genome shotgun sequence genome and harbors:
- the LOC121129638 gene encoding ras-associated and pleckstrin homology domains-containing protein 1 isoform X1 is translated as MNSSWKKSPYPPLISASSNPFSSSSSSPIMSLLDSQIEQLADELNRRRTFAQKPALREWAPKNNRAETVSKSTRTGEEGNNEHVNMTSNNSSTPDDDDPGRLLNVWLGELDSIQKGLDLSMSCSPHTPIRSSPHVQMRRMSTPRIESPRLDTDRYSLVNLEESLDQDLDNILGELCALESDLTKHNGNNSNNSNSSNNSHHHNRRSELLSEPAYITAESVRLNKLKAKGTPPQDDDSAFGDNASSSSGNTSSSATLGGIASISSSSSIMPKRQLSVAESPVPPTKGAQLDPKEEKAEKIRLAIEKMKEAAIKKIFIKVFSEDGSTKSLLVDERMTVAQVCAMLAEKNNVKRDPSWGLVELLPDLHMERAYEDSEYLVENLLLWKADSKNTLWFIKRPEVYDLFMRPETYLLGTSSSQCGAEMEDHSRIELLEEYFCSTGVGAPDVEGFLFLKAEGKKTWKKFYFVLRTSGLYYAPKGKKTSKDLICLATFDVNQVYFGVKWQPKFKAPTPHCFSIKHPQIQAKSPKYIRYLCAETEFELNRWVTGIRLAKYGKILNQNYRAIIEDLAHQDLDKLARYSSSNATAEKSPQSENRSFDSALCPSPPPPPLIIPESHNHSSSSEKSSVELGFSCDSPEGGTIKKKPNFSNFKNGEIPKPKNVRFKDTFSVKSDDEEDESYPIRLDKSLYANIEEILNQTNITHDKFTKNNLVTTALNRLSSSDNISSNPMLHTGSILSNSSSASKQSTNNISHQPKRPAPVLSSQTPSLVRKPSLDRFYLQKRDGPTYEDTLKKCQSLTRQHSAPPPLNRRDSPEQRKKVITHLPPSGLQIRTLGRSPKASSPYIQDRHHHFNNTSSCNGANFSPNRFSSGEYDNVSTTSSSRSSSELKDRLSTPPLSKRNGDTWKRT
- the LOC121129638 gene encoding abnormal cell migration protein 10 isoform X4 produces the protein MSCSPHTPIRSSPHVQMRRMSTPRIESPRLDTDRYSLVNLEESLDQDLDNILGELCALESDLTKHNGNNSNNSNSSNNSHHHNRRSELLSEPAYITAESVRLNKLKAKGTPPQDDDSAFGDNASSSSGNTSSSATLGGIASISSSSSIMPKRQLSVAESPVPPTKGAQLDPKEEKAEKIRLAIEKMKEAAIKKIFIKVFSEDGSTKSLLVDERMTVAQVCAMLAEKNNVKRDPSWGLVELLPDLHMERAYEDSEYLVENLLLWKADSKNTLWFIKRPEVYDLFMRPETYLLGTSSSQCGAEMEDHSRIELLEEYFCSTGVGAPDVEGFLFLKAEGKKTWKKFYFVLRTSGLYYAPKGKKTSKDLICLATFDVNQVYFGVKWQPKFKAPTPHCFSIKHPQIQAKSPKYIRYLCAETEFELNRWVTGIRLAKYGKILNQNYRAIIEDLAHQDLDKLARYSSSNATAEKSPQSENRSFDSALCPSPPPPPLIIPESHNHSSSSEKSSVELGFSCDSPEGGTIKKKPNFSNFKNGEIPKPKNVRFKDTFSVKSDDEEDESYPIRLDKSLYANIEEILNQTNITHDKFTKNNLVTTALNRLSSSDNISSNPMLHTGSILSNSSSASKQSTNNISHQPKRPAPVLSSQTPSLVRKPSLDRFYLQKRDGPTYEDTLKKCQSLTRQHSAPPPLNRRDSPEQRKKVITHLPPSGLQIRTLGRSPKASSPYIQDRHHHFNNTSSCNGANFSPNRFSSGEYDNVSTTSSSRSSSELKDRLSTPPLSKRNGDTWKRT
- the LOC121129638 gene encoding ras-associated and pleckstrin homology domains-containing protein 1 isoform X2; protein product: MMCSVAEGDTTFTMADELNRRRTFAQKPALREWAPKNNRAETVSKSTRTGEEGNNEHVNMTSNNSSTPDDDDPGRLLNVWLGELDSIQKGLDLSMSCSPHTPIRSSPHVQMRRMSTPRIESPRLDTDRYSLVNLEESLDQDLDNILGELCALESDLTKHNGNNSNNSNSSNNSHHHNRRSELLSEPAYITAESVRLNKLKAKGTPPQDDDSAFGDNASSSSGNTSSSATLGGIASISSSSSIMPKRQLSVAESPVPPTKGAQLDPKEEKAEKIRLAIEKMKEAAIKKIFIKVFSEDGSTKSLLVDERMTVAQVCAMLAEKNNVKRDPSWGLVELLPDLHMERAYEDSEYLVENLLLWKADSKNTLWFIKRPEVYDLFMRPETYLLGTSSSQCGAEMEDHSRIELLEEYFCSTGVGAPDVEGFLFLKAEGKKTWKKFYFVLRTSGLYYAPKGKKTSKDLICLATFDVNQVYFGVKWQPKFKAPTPHCFSIKHPQIQAKSPKYIRYLCAETEFELNRWVTGIRLAKYGKILNQNYRAIIEDLAHQDLDKLARYSSSNATAEKSPQSENRSFDSALCPSPPPPPLIIPESHNHSSSSEKSSVELGFSCDSPEGGTIKKKPNFSNFKNGEIPKPKNVRFKDTFSVKSDDEEDESYPIRLDKSLYANIEEILNQTNITHDKFTKNNLVTTALNRLSSSDNISSNPMLHTGSILSNSSSASKQSTNNISHQPKRPAPVLSSQTPSLVRKPSLDRFYLQKRDGPTYEDTLKKCQSLTRQHSAPPPLNRRDSPEQRKKVITHLPPSGLQIRTLGRSPKASSPYIQDRHHHFNNTSSCNGANFSPNRFSSGEYDNVSTTSSSRSSSELKDRLSTPPLSKRNGDTWKRT
- the LOC121129638 gene encoding ras-associated and pleckstrin homology domains-containing protein 1 isoform X3, translated to MTSNNSSTPDDDDPGRLLNVWLGELDSIQKGLDLSMSCSPHTPIRSSPHVQMRRMSTPRIESPRLDTDRYSLVNLEESLDQDLDNILGELCALESDLTKHNGNNSNNSNSSNNSHHHNRRSELLSEPAYITAESVRLNKLKAKGTPPQDDDSAFGDNASSSSGNTSSSATLGGIASISSSSSIMPKRQLSVAESPVPPTKGAQLDPKEEKAEKIRLAIEKMKEAAIKKIFIKVFSEDGSTKSLLVDERMTVAQVCAMLAEKNNVKRDPSWGLVELLPDLHMERAYEDSEYLVENLLLWKADSKNTLWFIKRPEVYDLFMRPETYLLGTSSSQCGAEMEDHSRIELLEEYFCSTGVGAPDVEGFLFLKAEGKKTWKKFYFVLRTSGLYYAPKGKKTSKDLICLATFDVNQVYFGVKWQPKFKAPTPHCFSIKHPQIQAKSPKYIRYLCAETEFELNRWVTGIRLAKYGKILNQNYRAIIEDLAHQDLDKLARYSSSNATAEKSPQSENRSFDSALCPSPPPPPLIIPESHNHSSSSEKSSVELGFSCDSPEGGTIKKKPNFSNFKNGEIPKPKNVRFKDTFSVKSDDEEDESYPIRLDKSLYANIEEILNQTNITHDKFTKNNLVTTALNRLSSSDNISSNPMLHTGSILSNSSSASKQSTNNISHQPKRPAPVLSSQTPSLVRKPSLDRFYLQKRDGPTYEDTLKKCQSLTRQHSAPPPLNRRDSPEQRKKVITHLPPSGLQIRTLGRSPKASSPYIQDRHHHFNNTSSCNGANFSPNRFSSGEYDNVSTTSSSRSSSELKDRLSTPPLSKRNGDTWKRT